A genomic segment from bacterium encodes:
- a CDS encoding trypsin-like peptidase domain-containing protein, translating to MFGRANLFGRSALAALAAALIECAFAGAAAAAAKTTDPTSVAAIIEKVKRGVVAIAPTEVTEVIQGTGGSIGSGFIISKEGHFMTNVHVLQGAAFAAVTLWDNTTYRGNLIAVDPGIDVAIGILEGCPKEKIFPVPLGDSDAVKPGELALAMGQPGDQTQMNVDPSDPFGNFGLKQSATVRVVAGKDTSMEFPLQCSETAHYYLVNYGANFGTQYGTNFTYSLRMQTPIAGGNSGGPLFNSKGEVIGINFLGGSTEVSQGSNWAIPINLAKEFYYSIADSSPDRPFIRHQARPWLGLDIVFPSSVRTPAQYIEFRERYRPKGKIIVYGVRKDSPADAAGFQKNDEILQVNGIKFESPEDLRIYVMERAIDEQLVFTVKRGETTSRITVKTDVKRNYDSEFSV from the coding sequence ATGTTTGGCAGAGCAAATTTGTTCGGGAGATCGGCGCTTGCGGCGCTCGCCGCGGCGCTGATTGAATGCGCGTTCGCCGGCGCTGCGGCGGCGGCCGCAAAAACCACCGACCCTACCAGCGTCGCGGCTATCATCGAAAAGGTGAAACGCGGCGTGGTGGCCATCGCGCCGACCGAAGTGACGGAAGTGATCCAAGGAACCGGCGGCTCAATCGGAAGCGGCTTCATCATCAGCAAGGAAGGCCACTTCATGACCAACGTGCACGTGCTTCAGGGCGCCGCGTTCGCCGCCGTGACGCTTTGGGACAACACGACGTACCGGGGAAACCTCATCGCGGTCGATCCGGGAATCGATGTCGCGATAGGCATTCTCGAAGGCTGCCCCAAGGAAAAGATCTTTCCCGTGCCGCTTGGCGACAGCGATGCGGTGAAGCCCGGCGAGCTTGCGCTTGCGATGGGCCAGCCGGGAGACCAGACCCAGATGAACGTGGATCCGAGCGATCCGTTCGGCAACTTCGGTCTGAAGCAGTCCGCGACCGTCAGGGTTGTGGCGGGCAAGGACACGAGCATGGAATTCCCGCTCCAGTGTTCGGAAACGGCCCACTATTACCTGGTCAATTACGGGGCTAACTTCGGAACGCAGTACGGAACGAATTTCACATACTCGCTCCGAATGCAGACTCCGATTGCGGGAGGCAATTCCGGGGGGCCGCTGTTCAATTCCAAGGGCGAAGTGATCGGAATCAACTTCCTCGGGGGCTCGACCGAGGTCAGTCAGGGCTCCAACTGGGCGATCCCGATCAACCTGGCCAAGGAGTTTTATTACAGCATTGCGGATTCCAGCCCCGACAGGCCGTTCATCCGGCATCAGGCTAGGCCGTGGCTCGGATTGGACATCGTGTTTCCCAGCAGTGTGCGCACTCCGGCGCAATACATCGAGTTCAGAGAGCGGTACAGACCCAAGGGCAAAATAATCGTGTACGGGGTGCGCAAGGATTCGCCCGCGGATGCCGCGGGCTTCCAAAAGAATGACGAGATTTTGCAGGTCAACGGGATTAAGTTCGAATCGCCCGAGGATTTGAGGATTTACGTGATGGAAAGAGCGATTGACGAGCAATTGGTTTTCACCGTCAAGCGCGGTGAAACCACAAGCAGGATTACGGTGAAAACCGACGTCAAACGCAACTACGACTCGGAGTTTTCCGTTTAG